In Allocoprobacillus halotolerans, a genomic segment contains:
- a CDS encoding Gfo/Idh/MocA family oxidoreductase, which yields MLVDVLSSNKNRIYHEINHVYYDYQELPSNYDIIFICNPTSMHFETIKNTIGKAKMYFVEKPIFDKGFSQKSLEFIKNTNQYYIACPLRYTKVIQYIKTNISPIEILSLRSISSSYLPDWRPTVDYRKVYSAHKDLGEELLLI from the coding sequence TTGTTGGTTGATGTTTTAAGCTCAAATAAGAATAGAATATATCATGAAATTAACCATGTATACTATGACTATCAAGAATTACCTTCTAACTATGATATAATTTTTATTTGTAATCCCACATCAATGCATTTTGAAACAATAAAAAATACTATTGGTAAGGCAAAAATGTATTTTGTTGAAAAACCAATTTTTGATAAAGGTTTTTCTCAAAAATCGTTAGAATTTATTAAAAATACTAATCAATATTATATAGCATGTCCTTTACGTTATACAAAGGTTATTCAATATATTAAAACCAATATTTCTCCAATTGAAATATTATCTTTAAGATCAATAAGCTCTAGCTATTTACCAGATTGGCGTCCTACAGTAGACTACCGTAAAGTTTATAGTGCTCATAAAGATTTAGGGGAGGAGTTATTATTGATTTGA